In one window of Micromonospora cathayae DNA:
- a CDS encoding LppU/SCO3897 family protein, whose product MTSEGPHHPGQEPDEVSPGAGGSAPYGDRSAQQDRAYGTAAPDLGWAPPPPAARPSSPAPAWSAPGEAPPTVGWKAPGEQPQPGQWGPPPGQPWGGQPGQPASGNQAPSGNWDPQADQQQPTAAWAAAPVPPQQPAWGQGDGPGAPQPAWGQNDSPNAPQPGGWAPQGDSPQQNWPARGQAQQGWPSSGEQSARGQQSPAPWGPPAEPASGAPWNGPDQQPQTPTWGAAPVAEQSGQPSPAAWGQQEQQPAWGQQNDQQQPGDWGSAPAAQQSGPQSPGARGSASVRPQGDSQPAWGSSEPAPGAPWGGPDQQPQTPTWGAASVPQQAEPQQAGFDAPAQQPRPAEAWPPAEPTSAPPARATASVRADSAPAWGAPPARSGDDAVPARPAVPEGEPWSADEVWGKAASDNTPEESGNAPAWESPRADSSPMYQPAPGPGISPANAVPLPPQETRVPGASLAAAQAGDYAPPAPYGEPAGRDSGYEAEQPGDGWGAEAQSAAAPAIPHPRTSPESGGGGEPGGSISASASVPVSSRVMPPTDQALRPSAMPAPQPRVYGRPSRPEQSEHGDGQPEPHRFDDEPGGRFDDEPGARFDGGPGTRFDDPEPRFDGRPGDQFDNGPGGPFDGRPGGRFDGGGHGNPFDGGPGGRFDNGPGDRFDGPEQRFDAGPGNRFDQQDRPGGFGDGPAAAPVPQPALPSFPPGMPSFADPATNQRPVNGTKPHSEPAHNPGDRFSGAAAPVSGGAVGHGGAPGHGSADATRGFPAAFPPGGDQPERPLWDLGDSAAGPADQGRFDAFKPDAAEAKPAEPPAPKVRNGRVLMAVLTAAVLILVVPLGLLMLLGKIGGSDNPPAFSPAVGSCVKQSGNGAVAAGCGDQGAFKVVSRVDNQSKCADPAQPHVVLPGNGADRVLCLAPATAG is encoded by the coding sequence ATGACGTCCGAGGGCCCACACCACCCCGGCCAGGAGCCGGACGAGGTGTCGCCGGGCGCCGGTGGATCGGCGCCGTACGGCGACCGGTCAGCGCAGCAGGACCGGGCGTACGGGACAGCCGCCCCCGACCTGGGCTGGGCACCCCCACCGCCGGCCGCCCGACCGAGTTCCCCCGCCCCGGCCTGGAGCGCACCGGGCGAGGCACCCCCCACCGTCGGCTGGAAGGCCCCCGGTGAGCAGCCGCAGCCGGGCCAGTGGGGCCCGCCGCCGGGCCAGCCGTGGGGCGGCCAGCCCGGCCAGCCGGCGTCCGGCAACCAGGCACCGTCCGGTAACTGGGACCCGCAGGCCGACCAGCAGCAGCCGACCGCCGCCTGGGCCGCCGCCCCGGTGCCGCCGCAGCAGCCGGCCTGGGGCCAGGGTGACGGCCCCGGCGCGCCGCAGCCGGCCTGGGGGCAGAACGACTCCCCGAACGCCCCGCAACCGGGCGGCTGGGCTCCGCAGGGTGACTCCCCCCAGCAGAACTGGCCGGCCCGGGGGCAGGCCCAGCAGGGCTGGCCGTCGTCCGGCGAGCAGTCGGCCCGGGGCCAGCAGTCCCCCGCTCCCTGGGGTCCCCCCGCCGAGCCCGCCTCCGGCGCGCCCTGGAACGGGCCGGACCAGCAACCGCAGACCCCCACCTGGGGTGCCGCGCCGGTCGCGGAGCAGTCGGGCCAGCCGTCCCCGGCGGCGTGGGGCCAGCAGGAACAGCAGCCCGCCTGGGGTCAGCAGAACGACCAGCAGCAACCGGGGGACTGGGGCAGCGCCCCGGCGGCCCAGCAGTCGGGCCCGCAGTCGCCCGGCGCGCGGGGCTCGGCCAGCGTCCGGCCGCAGGGTGATTCCCAGCCGGCGTGGGGTTCCTCCGAGCCGGCCCCCGGCGCGCCCTGGGGCGGGCCGGACCAGCAACCGCAGACCCCCACCTGGGGTGCGGCGTCGGTGCCACAGCAGGCCGAGCCGCAGCAGGCCGGCTTCGACGCGCCGGCCCAGCAGCCCCGGCCGGCCGAGGCGTGGCCGCCCGCCGAGCCGACCTCCGCGCCGCCCGCCCGGGCCACCGCCTCGGTCCGCGCCGACAGCGCACCGGCCTGGGGTGCCCCGCCCGCACGCTCCGGCGACGACGCGGTGCCGGCCCGGCCTGCGGTGCCGGAGGGCGAGCCGTGGTCCGCCGACGAGGTGTGGGGCAAGGCCGCGTCCGACAACACCCCCGAGGAGTCCGGCAACGCCCCGGCCTGGGAGTCGCCGCGCGCCGACAGCAGCCCGATGTACCAGCCGGCCCCCGGGCCGGGCATCTCGCCCGCCAACGCCGTCCCGCTGCCGCCGCAGGAGACCCGGGTACCGGGTGCCAGCCTCGCCGCCGCGCAGGCCGGCGACTACGCCCCGCCCGCCCCGTACGGCGAACCGGCCGGACGTGACAGCGGGTACGAGGCCGAGCAGCCCGGTGACGGCTGGGGTGCCGAGGCGCAGTCCGCTGCCGCCCCGGCCATCCCGCACCCGCGTACCTCACCCGAGTCCGGCGGGGGCGGCGAGCCGGGCGGCAGCATCTCGGCCAGTGCCTCCGTACCGGTCTCCAGCCGGGTGATGCCCCCGACCGACCAGGCGCTGCGTCCGTCGGCGATGCCGGCCCCGCAGCCCCGGGTGTACGGCCGCCCGTCCCGCCCCGAGCAGTCCGAGCACGGGGACGGTCAGCCCGAGCCGCACCGCTTCGACGACGAGCCCGGCGGACGGTTCGACGACGAGCCGGGAGCCCGGTTCGACGGCGGCCCCGGCACCCGCTTCGACGACCCTGAGCCCCGGTTCGACGGCCGCCCCGGCGACCAGTTCGACAACGGCCCCGGCGGCCCGTTCGACGGTCGTCCCGGTGGACGCTTCGACGGTGGCGGCCACGGCAACCCGTTCGACGGTGGCCCCGGTGGACGGTTCGACAACGGGCCTGGTGACCGGTTCGACGGCCCGGAGCAGCGTTTCGACGCCGGACCGGGCAACCGGTTCGACCAGCAGGACCGGCCGGGTGGTTTCGGTGACGGGCCGGCTGCCGCGCCGGTCCCGCAGCCCGCGCTGCCCAGCTTCCCGCCCGGCATGCCCTCCTTCGCCGACCCGGCGACCAACCAACGGCCGGTCAACGGCACCAAGCCGCACAGCGAGCCGGCCCATAACCCCGGTGACCGGTTCAGCGGCGCGGCGGCCCCGGTCAGCGGCGGAGCCGTCGGCCACGGCGGGGCGCCGGGCCACGGTTCCGCCGACGCCACCCGGGGCTTCCCGGCGGCCTTCCCGCCCGGCGGGGACCAGCCGGAGCGCCCGCTGTGGGACCTGGGCGACTCGGCCGCCGGCCCGGCGGACCAGGGGCGGTTCGACGCCTTCAAGCCGGACGCGGCCGAGGCCAAGCCGGCCGAACCGCCGGCCCCCAAGGTCCGCAACGGACGGGTGCTGATGGCGGTGCTCACCGCCGCCGTCCTCATCCTGGTCGTCCCGCTCGGCCTGCTCATGCTGCTCGGCAAGATCGGCGGATCCGACAACCCACCGGCGTTCAGCCCGGCGGTCGGCTCCTGCGTCAAGCAGTCCGGCAACGGCGCGGTGGCCGCCGGCTGCGGCGACCAGGGCGCGTTCAAGGTGGTGTCGCGGGTCGACAACCAGAGCAAGTGCGCCGACCCGGCCCAGCCGCACGTGGTGCTCCCCGGCAACGGCGCGGACCGGGTGCTCTGCCTGGCCCCGGCCACGGCGGGCTGA
- a CDS encoding NHL domain-containing thioredoxin family protein has product MSARVRAPELRGRAWLNTGGKALTLADLRGRIVILDFWTFCCINCLHVLDELRPLEEKYGDVLVVVGVHSPKFEHEKDPEALAAAVERYGVHHPVLDDPELDMWQQYAAKAWPTLAVVDPEGYVVATMAGEGHAEGLARLIDELIGVHEAKGTLRRGDGPYVPPAEPDTTLRFPGKAVLLDSGNLLVSDSARHSLVELAPDGETVVRRIGSGTRGNADGPAGTAAFAEPQGLCLLPAHVAELAGYDLVVADTVNHLLRGVRLDSGEVVTVAGTGRQWRSTVDDHAHDARSVDLSSPWDLAWYDDKVIVAMAGIHQLWWFDPTKRTAGMYAGTTVEALRDGPLAEAWLAQPSGLSVSPDGVRLWIADSETSAVRYVQNGVLGTAVGQGLFDFGHVDGPADRALLQHPLGVCALPDGSVLIADTYNGAVRRYDPATGLVSTVADGLAEPSDLVLTPAGDVLVVESAAHRLTRLAPGALTAAGANTVDGPRHRTERPPTPVAPGELTLDVIFTPPPGQKLDETFGPSTRLVVSASPPELLLDGAGTTTDLSRRLLVNADVTAGVLQVTAQAATCDVADEHGACHLTRQDWGVPVRVVADAPTRLPLVLRGLDA; this is encoded by the coding sequence ATGAGCGCACGCGTACGCGCCCCCGAGCTGCGGGGACGGGCCTGGCTGAACACCGGGGGGAAGGCCCTCACGCTGGCCGACCTCCGGGGCCGCATAGTGATCCTTGATTTCTGGACCTTCTGCTGCATCAACTGTCTGCACGTACTGGACGAGCTGCGGCCACTGGAGGAGAAGTACGGCGACGTACTGGTCGTGGTCGGTGTGCACTCGCCCAAGTTCGAGCACGAGAAGGACCCGGAGGCGCTGGCGGCGGCGGTCGAACGGTACGGCGTGCACCACCCCGTCCTGGACGACCCCGAGCTGGACATGTGGCAGCAGTACGCGGCCAAGGCGTGGCCGACCCTGGCGGTGGTCGACCCCGAGGGGTATGTCGTCGCCACCATGGCCGGTGAGGGCCACGCCGAGGGGCTGGCCCGGCTGATCGACGAACTGATCGGCGTACACGAGGCCAAGGGCACCCTGCGCCGGGGCGACGGGCCGTACGTGCCGCCGGCGGAACCGGACACCACCCTGCGCTTCCCCGGCAAGGCCGTGCTGCTCGACAGTGGGAACCTGCTGGTCTCGGACTCGGCCCGGCACTCGCTGGTGGAGCTGGCCCCCGACGGCGAGACGGTGGTCCGGCGGATCGGTTCCGGTACGCGCGGCAACGCGGACGGCCCGGCCGGCACCGCCGCCTTCGCCGAACCGCAGGGGCTCTGCCTGCTGCCCGCGCACGTCGCCGAACTGGCCGGGTACGACCTGGTCGTCGCGGACACCGTCAACCACCTGCTGCGCGGGGTACGCCTCGACAGCGGGGAGGTGGTCACCGTCGCCGGCACCGGCCGGCAGTGGCGCTCCACGGTCGACGACCACGCGCACGACGCCCGCTCCGTCGACCTGTCCTCCCCCTGGGACCTGGCCTGGTACGACGACAAGGTCATCGTGGCGATGGCCGGCATCCACCAGCTCTGGTGGTTCGACCCGACCAAGCGGACCGCCGGCATGTACGCGGGTACCACCGTCGAGGCGCTGCGGGACGGCCCGCTGGCCGAGGCGTGGCTGGCGCAGCCGTCCGGGCTTTCCGTCTCGCCCGACGGTGTGCGGCTGTGGATCGCCGACAGCGAGACCAGCGCCGTCCGGTACGTGCAGAACGGCGTGCTCGGCACGGCGGTGGGTCAGGGCCTGTTCGACTTCGGGCACGTGGACGGCCCGGCCGACCGGGCGCTGCTCCAGCACCCGCTGGGGGTGTGCGCGCTGCCGGACGGTTCGGTGCTGATCGCCGACACGTACAACGGTGCGGTCCGGCGGTACGACCCGGCCACCGGGCTGGTGTCGACGGTGGCCGACGGGCTGGCCGAGCCGAGCGACCTGGTGCTCACCCCGGCCGGCGACGTGCTGGTGGTCGAGTCGGCCGCGCACCGGCTGACCCGGCTCGCCCCGGGCGCGCTCACCGCCGCCGGAGCGAACACCGTCGACGGCCCCCGGCACCGTACCGAGCGTCCCCCCACGCCGGTCGCCCCGGGCGAACTCACCCTGGACGTGATCTTCACGCCGCCGCCCGGCCAGAAGCTGGACGAGACGTTCGGCCCGTCCACCCGGCTGGTGGTCTCGGCGTCCCCGCCCGAACTGCTGCTCGACGGGGCCGGGACCACCACCGACCTGTCCCGCCGGCTGCTGGTCAACGCCGACGTCACCGCCGGGGTGCTCCAGGTGACCGCCCAGGCGGCCACCTGCGACGTGGCCGACGAGCACGGGGCCTGCCACCTCACCAGGCAGGACTGGGGCGTACCGGTCCGGGTGGTCGCCGACGCCCCCACCCGCCTCCCACTGGTCCTGCGCGGCCTGGACGCGTAA
- a CDS encoding alpha-ketoacid dehydrogenase subunit beta, with the protein MTTETLTLGKALNTGLRRALENDPKVVIMGEDVGKLGGVFRITDGLQKDFGDQRVIDTPLAESGIIGTAVGLAIRGYRPVCEIQFDGFVYPAYDQIVSQVAKMHYRSRGKLSIPMVIRIPYGGGIGAVEHHSESPEAYFAHTAGLKVVSCANPQDAYVMIQQAIASDDPIVFLEPKRRYWEKGPVELDAPLDQAYPLHAARVVRPGTAATVLAYGPMVRTCLDAATAAAEDGRELEVVDLRTLSPLDLAPVFESVRRTGRCVVVHEAPGNLGLGAEIAARVTEECFYSLEAPVLRVTGYDTPYPAARVEEEYLPDLDRVLDAVDRAFGW; encoded by the coding sequence ATGACCACGGAGACGCTCACCCTCGGCAAGGCCCTCAACACCGGCCTGCGCCGGGCCCTGGAGAACGACCCCAAGGTCGTGATCATGGGCGAGGACGTCGGCAAGCTCGGCGGTGTGTTCCGGATCACCGACGGGCTCCAGAAGGACTTCGGCGACCAGCGGGTGATCGACACCCCGCTGGCCGAGTCCGGGATCATCGGTACCGCGGTCGGCCTGGCCATCCGGGGGTACCGGCCGGTCTGCGAGATCCAGTTCGACGGCTTCGTCTACCCCGCGTACGACCAGATCGTGTCGCAGGTGGCGAAGATGCACTACCGCTCGCGCGGCAAGCTCAGCATCCCGATGGTGATCCGCATCCCGTACGGGGGTGGGATCGGCGCGGTGGAGCACCACTCCGAGTCGCCGGAGGCGTATTTCGCGCACACCGCCGGGTTGAAGGTGGTCTCCTGCGCCAACCCGCAGGACGCGTACGTGATGATCCAGCAGGCCATCGCCTCGGACGACCCGATCGTGTTCCTGGAGCCGAAGCGGCGGTACTGGGAGAAGGGGCCGGTGGAGCTGGACGCCCCGCTGGACCAGGCGTACCCGCTGCACGCGGCCCGGGTGGTCCGGCCCGGCACGGCCGCGACCGTGCTCGCGTACGGCCCGATGGTGCGGACCTGCCTGGACGCGGCGACGGCCGCCGCCGAGGACGGCCGGGAGCTGGAGGTCGTCGACCTGCGCACGCTCTCCCCGCTGGACCTGGCCCCGGTGTTCGAGTCGGTGCGCCGTACCGGCCGGTGCGTGGTGGTGCACGAGGCCCCGGGCAACCTGGGGCTGGGCGCGGAGATCGCGGCCCGGGTCACCGAGGAGTGCTTCTACTCCCTGGAGGCCCCGGTGCTGCGGGTGACCGGCTACGACACCCCCTACCCGGCGGCCCGGGTGGAGGAGGAGTACCTGCCCGACCTGGACCGGGTGCTCGACGCCGTCGACCGCGCGTTCGGCTGGTGA
- a CDS encoding cellulose binding domain-containing protein — MRKSLAAVVAVVVAAAAVSVAVAHAGVASAAAGCRVNYAVSSEWTGGFTADVTITNLGDPVDGWTLDFTFPTADQRLAQTWSATWTQSGQQVSATSLSWNATLGTNGSTTIGFVGAWSDSNPAPTSFTLNGVPCTGAVLPTPTPSRTTPPPVADWPPRVTFLSPTAGAVYTAPVTIPLAATATVGGGVNITSVSFRVDGVTVAQGVPTGNDRYEAQWTPPVGAAGTSTTYVVSVSAGTSQSLSGSAPPVRITVVTPPSSGTNRPPAAALSTTAGNNYLLEPATVTLLADATDADAGDVINRAELYSGTTRIATTATGSGQRYQFQVPLAAATSYTFTVRVYDSHGGVGISNPLTFTVR; from the coding sequence ATGAGGAAGTCGCTGGCGGCCGTGGTGGCCGTCGTCGTCGCTGCGGCTGCGGTCTCCGTCGCGGTGGCGCACGCCGGGGTGGCGAGCGCGGCGGCCGGGTGCCGGGTCAACTACGCCGTCAGCAGTGAGTGGACCGGTGGCTTCACCGCCGATGTCACGATCACCAACCTGGGCGACCCGGTCGACGGATGGACGCTGGACTTCACGTTCCCCACCGCCGACCAGCGGCTCGCACAGACCTGGAGCGCCACCTGGACCCAGTCGGGTCAGCAGGTCAGCGCCACCAGCCTGAGCTGGAACGCCACCCTGGGCACCAACGGTTCGACGACCATCGGCTTCGTCGGGGCCTGGTCGGACAGCAACCCCGCGCCGACGTCGTTCACTCTCAACGGGGTACCGTGCACCGGCGCGGTCCTGCCCACCCCGACGCCGAGCCGGACGACCCCGCCGCCGGTCGCCGACTGGCCGCCGAGGGTCACCTTCCTCAGCCCGACCGCCGGAGCGGTGTACACCGCGCCCGTCACCATCCCGCTGGCGGCGACGGCGACCGTGGGCGGCGGTGTCAACATCACCTCGGTCTCGTTCCGGGTGGACGGCGTCACGGTGGCTCAAGGCGTGCCGACGGGCAACGACCGGTACGAGGCACAGTGGACCCCGCCGGTCGGGGCGGCCGGAACCAGTACGACCTACGTGGTGTCCGTCTCGGCCGGCACCAGCCAGTCGCTGAGCGGCAGTGCGCCGCCGGTACGGATCACCGTCGTCACGCCGCCGTCCTCCGGCACCAACCGCCCGCCCGCGGCGGCGCTGAGCACCACGGCCGGGAACAACTACCTCCTCGAACCGGCCACGGTCACGCTGCTGGCCGACGCCACGGACGCCGACGCCGGGGACGTCATCAACCGGGCGGAGCTGTACTCCGGCACCACCCGGATCGCCACGACGGCGACCGGCAGCGGTCAGCGCTACCAGTTCCAGGTGCCCCTGGCAGCCGCCACCTCGTACACCTTCACCGTGCGGGTCTACGACTCCCACGGCGGCGTCGGCATCTCCAACCCGCTGACCTTCACCGTCCGGTAG
- the pdhA gene encoding pyruvate dehydrogenase (acetyl-transferring) E1 component subunit alpha → MAKGDPGVTTTRGRRAAPRSKRTTAKGAGDPELVQLLTPEGERIDSVTGPDGVEYRVDFTDDEYRGLYRDLVLVRKLDAEATALQRQGELGLWASLLGQEAAQVGSGRALRTQDMAFPTYREHGVLYCRGIDPIMPLGLFRGVDQGGWDPNEFKFNMYTIVIGAQTLHATGYAMGVAMDGKTGGDDGEAVIAYFGDGATSQGDVNEAFVWSSVFNAPLVFFCQNNQYAISEPLERQTRVPLYRRAAGFGFPGVRVDGNDVLATYAVTRHALDNARHGQGPSLIEAYTYRMGAHTTSDDPTRYRIASEVEAWQAKDPIARMKAFLEKQQLADADFFASVDEQAKAESVHLRERVLAMPDPEPVTMFDHVYPGGSPELDEQRAQFARYQASFEGSGH, encoded by the coding sequence ATGGCAAAGGGCGACCCCGGGGTCACCACCACCCGCGGCAGACGCGCCGCACCCAGGTCGAAGCGGACCACGGCGAAGGGTGCCGGCGACCCGGAACTGGTGCAGCTGCTCACCCCGGAAGGGGAGCGGATCGACAGCGTCACCGGCCCGGACGGCGTCGAGTACCGCGTCGACTTCACCGACGACGAGTACCGCGGCCTCTACCGGGACCTGGTGCTGGTACGGAAGCTGGACGCCGAGGCGACCGCCCTGCAACGCCAGGGTGAGCTGGGCCTGTGGGCGAGCCTGCTCGGTCAGGAGGCGGCCCAGGTCGGCTCCGGGCGGGCGCTGCGTACCCAGGACATGGCCTTCCCGACGTACCGGGAGCACGGCGTCCTCTACTGCCGGGGCATCGACCCGATCATGCCGCTCGGTCTCTTCCGCGGCGTCGACCAGGGCGGCTGGGACCCGAACGAGTTCAAGTTCAACATGTACACGATCGTGATCGGGGCGCAGACCCTGCACGCGACCGGGTACGCGATGGGCGTCGCCATGGACGGCAAGACCGGCGGCGACGACGGCGAGGCGGTGATCGCCTACTTCGGTGACGGTGCCACCAGCCAGGGCGACGTGAACGAGGCGTTCGTCTGGTCCAGCGTGTTCAACGCGCCGCTGGTCTTCTTCTGCCAGAACAACCAGTACGCGATCTCGGAGCCGCTGGAGCGGCAGACCCGCGTCCCGCTGTACCGCCGGGCCGCCGGTTTCGGCTTCCCGGGCGTACGGGTGGACGGCAACGACGTGCTCGCCACGTACGCGGTGACCCGGCACGCGCTGGACAACGCCCGGCACGGGCAGGGCCCGAGCCTGATCGAGGCGTACACCTACCGGATGGGGGCGCACACCACCTCCGACGACCCGACCCGGTACCGGATCGCCAGCGAGGTCGAGGCCTGGCAGGCCAAGGACCCGATCGCCCGGATGAAGGCGTTCCTGGAGAAGCAGCAGCTCGCCGACGCGGACTTCTTCGCGTCCGTGGACGAGCAGGCGAAGGCCGAGTCGGTGCACCTGCGGGAGCGGGTGCTGGCGATGCCGGACCCGGAGCCGGTGACCATGTTCGACCACGTCTACCCGGGCGGCTCGCCGGAGCTGGACGAGCAGCGGGCGCAGTTCGCGAGGTACCAGGCGTCGTTCGAGGGGAGTGGGCACTGA
- a CDS encoding LamB/YcsF family protein: MDLNADLGEGFGIWRLGDDEALLDLVTSANVACGFHGGDPSTMRRVCAAAAERGVVIGAQVGYRDLAGFGRRHIAYAFEELRDDITYQIGALDAFCRPYRTRVRYLKPHGALYHAAATEETQAAAVVAAVSDYDPDLPVLCPAGSVLAQLATGAGLRVVAEGFADRGYQPNGALVPRSAPNALITDPHEIADRAVRLAAERTVRAVDGSTVPCPVESICLHGDTPGAVRAAELVRAALLDAGVPVRGFVG; the protein is encoded by the coding sequence ATGGACCTCAACGCTGATCTCGGGGAGGGTTTCGGCATCTGGCGGCTCGGCGACGACGAGGCGCTGCTGGACCTGGTCACCTCCGCCAACGTCGCCTGCGGCTTCCACGGCGGCGACCCGTCCACCATGCGCCGGGTCTGTGCCGCCGCAGCCGAACGCGGGGTCGTGATCGGTGCGCAGGTCGGCTACCGGGACCTCGCCGGCTTCGGCCGCCGGCACATCGCGTACGCCTTCGAGGAGTTGCGCGACGACATCACGTACCAGATCGGGGCGCTTGACGCGTTCTGCCGGCCGTACCGGACCCGGGTCCGCTACCTCAAGCCGCACGGCGCGCTCTACCACGCGGCGGCGACCGAGGAGACGCAGGCCGCCGCGGTGGTCGCCGCGGTCAGCGACTACGACCCGGACCTGCCGGTGCTCTGCCCGGCCGGTTCGGTGCTCGCCCAGCTTGCCACCGGGGCCGGGCTGCGGGTGGTCGCCGAGGGGTTCGCCGACCGGGGCTACCAGCCCAACGGCGCACTGGTCCCCCGTTCCGCCCCGAACGCCCTGATCACCGACCCGCACGAGATCGCCGACCGGGCCGTCCGACTGGCCGCCGAGCGGACCGTCCGCGCCGTCGACGGAAGTACCGTCCCGTGCCCGGTCGAGTCGATCTGCCTGCACGGCGACACCCCGGGGGCGGTACGGGCGGCGGAACTGGTCCGTGCCGCCCTTCTCGACGCCGGGGTGCCGGTGCGCGGGTTCGTCGGTTAG
- a CDS encoding dihydrolipoamide acetyltransferase family protein translates to MSRIKEFNLPDLGEGLTEGEILAWLVKVGDVIELNQPIVEVETAKAAVEIPAKWAGQVQAIFHPEGSTVEVGTPIIAIDTDPGAGPLEQSTTGTPSGELPTPSAASLAAVQVAPAEGAVEPGLIGGPAPGGRTAVLVGYGPRTTAAKRRPRKSTPVPAQSAAPVAAPAAPAPAPVAVPAAPAPVAASPATAPVVATPTVAVPVNGNGRVGGPVLAKPPVRKLAKDLGVDLAALTGSGPLGSITREDVQRAAAAPAVAEPLTVTTSAPAATSAARFGADREQRIPVKGVRKLTAENMSRSAFTAPHVTEFLTVDVTRAMKALDRLRARREWRDVRVSPLLLVAKAVLLAVQRHPMVNSTWAGDEIVVKEYVNLGIAAATERGLIVPNIKDAGRLSLRGLADAMTALVQTAKAGKTSPADMSGGTLTITNVGVFGVDTGTPILPPGESAILAFGAVREMPWVHKGKVRPRQVTTLGLSFDHRIIDGELGSKFLRDIGDFLTDPEAALLAWT, encoded by the coding sequence ATGTCGCGGATCAAGGAGTTCAACCTGCCCGACCTGGGCGAAGGGCTGACCGAGGGCGAGATCCTCGCCTGGTTGGTCAAGGTGGGCGACGTCATCGAGCTGAACCAGCCGATCGTCGAGGTCGAGACGGCCAAGGCGGCGGTGGAGATCCCGGCGAAGTGGGCCGGGCAGGTGCAGGCGATCTTCCACCCGGAGGGCTCGACGGTCGAGGTCGGTACGCCGATCATCGCGATCGACACCGACCCGGGGGCCGGGCCGCTGGAGCAGTCGACGACCGGTACGCCGAGCGGCGAGCTGCCCACCCCGTCGGCGGCGTCGCTGGCGGCGGTGCAGGTCGCGCCGGCCGAGGGCGCGGTCGAGCCGGGCCTGATCGGTGGGCCGGCCCCGGGCGGGCGGACGGCGGTGCTGGTCGGCTACGGCCCGCGTACCACGGCCGCGAAGCGCCGGCCACGCAAGTCCACCCCGGTACCCGCCCAGTCGGCGGCCCCGGTGGCCGCTCCGGCCGCACCCGCGCCCGCGCCGGTCGCCGTTCCCGCCGCGCCCGCGCCGGTCGCCGCGTCGCCGGCCACCGCGCCGGTGGTCGCCACTCCGACGGTCGCCGTGCCGGTGAACGGCAACGGGCGGGTCGGCGGGCCGGTGCTCGCCAAGCCGCCGGTCCGCAAGCTGGCGAAGGACCTGGGCGTCGACCTGGCCGCGCTGACCGGTTCGGGTCCGCTGGGCTCGATCACCCGGGAGGACGTCCAGCGGGCCGCCGCAGCCCCGGCGGTGGCCGAGCCGCTCACGGTGACCACGTCGGCCCCGGCGGCCACCTCCGCCGCCCGCTTCGGCGCGGACCGCGAGCAGCGCATCCCGGTCAAGGGGGTACGCAAGCTCACCGCCGAGAACATGTCCCGCTCGGCGTTCACCGCCCCGCACGTGACGGAGTTCCTGACCGTCGACGTGACCCGGGCGATGAAGGCCCTGGACCGGCTGCGCGCCAGGCGTGAGTGGCGGGACGTCCGGGTCTCGCCGCTGCTGCTGGTCGCCAAGGCGGTGCTGCTGGCCGTCCAGCGGCACCCGATGGTCAACTCGACCTGGGCCGGCGACGAGATCGTCGTCAAGGAGTACGTCAACCTGGGCATCGCGGCGGCCACCGAACGCGGCCTGATCGTGCCGAACATCAAGGACGCCGGGCGGCTCTCGCTGCGTGGGCTGGCCGACGCGATGACCGCGCTGGTGCAGACGGCCAAGGCGGGGAAGACGTCCCCGGCGGACATGTCCGGCGGCACGCTGACCATCACCAACGTCGGTGTGTTCGGGGTGGACACCGGTACGCCGATCCTGCCGCCGGGCGAGTCGGCGATCCTGGCGTTCGGCGCGGTCCGGGAGATGCCCTGGGTGCACAAGGGCAAGGTCCGGCCGCGTCAGGTGACCACGCTGGGTCTCTCCTTCGACCACCGGATCATCGACGGGGAGCTGGGTTCGAAGTTCCTGCGTGACATCGGGGACTTCCTCACCGATCCGGAGGCGGCGCTGCTCGCCTGGACGTGA